The Dehalococcoidia bacterium genomic sequence GGGGACAGGATAACGGTTGATTCTGCCGGCGGCGAAGTGGTGTTCCGCAAAGCGTAAAACAAAAGGGCAATCTGCTTCTGTTCATTACAAACAAAACGAGGGCTGGTCGGCTTGACCAGCCCTCGTTTACATTCCGCCGATGTTTGATTTACAGGACCGCCGCGATGATGCCTCCGCTCCAGCCGGCAGCCCCGCCGATCAGGAGAACTTTGTCTCCTCGCTGAACCCGACCGGCCTCCATTGCCTCCGCCAGGGCGATAGGAATGCTCGCTGCTGCCGTGTTGCCATATTTGTTGACGGTAACCACGACTCTCTCCCGGGGAAGCGCCGCCATTTTGCTGATCCTATCGATGAGCTGAATTGTCACCTGATGGGGTACGACCAGGTCCAACTCTTCGCTTCGCCAGCCCGCCTTCTGAAGCGCCGTTCTGATGGCTCCCGGCAAATTCTTCATCGTCATCTTGGCGATTTCGAGGCTGTCGGAGAGGAAGTATTCCTTGGAAGGGTCCCGAGGATGGCAGGTGCCTCCACCCAGGACAGTGGCATAGGGCCATCCAGAGCCGTCCGACGTAAAGTGACTGGCGCGGATTCCCCTCCCATCATCATCACCCGCCTTGATGACCATCGCTCCCCCGCCGTCTCCTAAGGTAAGTCCGGCCAGCCCCAGCTTCATGTCTTCGAGGGTTTTGACGTTCCAGTTGATGCATGCGGAGAGCACCTCCCCGGCAGCAATCAACCCGATCCGACAGCGTCCGGTGCGGATAAAAGAATCCATAACGTCGATAGCATTGACGAAGCTGTTACAGGCGTTCTTGACATCAAAAACATGGGCGTTCCAGGCTTCCAGCTTCTCCTGCAACATATTGGCCGTGGCAGGTTCGCACATATCATGCGTTGCCGAAGCAAAGATGATGACGTCTATCTCGTCGGCGCTCACTCCGGCCTGCTCCATGGCCTTCAGGCTGGCTCGAGCCGCCAGATCGGAGGAAGAATCGCCATTCAACACGTGCCTCCGCTCAACTACTCCCGTCATCGCCTCGATGAAGTTCTCAGGTATTCCATTCTTCTGCAGATCCAGTCTCTTCTCGATAGAAGCTGAAGTAACGATATTATCCGGAAGGTACTTTCCCACCCCGGCGATAATACTGGAGACCTTGGTGCCCCGCTTCTCCAACTCCAGAGAAAGTGAGGAAAGCATCTTCTTCTCTCTGGCTTCTTTCCCCAGTTCCACGGACACCGTCGCTCTTTGCGGCACGTGCCCCAATGCGTTGTTAATCGTACCGGTAATCCATTTCAACGGTTTGGGTCGACGCAACATGAGTCTCATTCATTCACATCCTAAAGGGTAACTACTGTGAGCCTTCTTCATCCGATGGTATGGGATGCCTCATGAGAAGTCAAGTGATGGCAACGTTTCTGCAGATATCGGCAATCTTTGTGAGATTAAGGACATGAGGCCTTACCTTTTTGATAATGGGGTTCCTGTCACACGGCCATGTTGCT encodes the following:
- a CDS encoding ketoacyl-ACP synthase III, whose product is MRLMLRRPKPLKWITGTINNALGHVPQRATVSVELGKEAREKKMLSSLSLELEKRGTKVSSIIAGVGKYLPDNIVTSASIEKRLDLQKNGIPENFIEAMTGVVERRHVLNGDSSSDLAARASLKAMEQAGVSADEIDVIIFASATHDMCEPATANMLQEKLEAWNAHVFDVKNACNSFVNAIDVMDSFIRTGRCRIGLIAAGEVLSACINWNVKTLEDMKLGLAGLTLGDGGGAMVIKAGDDDGRGIRASHFTSDGSGWPYATVLGGGTCHPRDPSKEYFLSDSLEIAKMTMKNLPGAIRTALQKAGWRSEELDLVVPHQVTIQLIDRISKMAALPRERVVVTVNKYGNTAAASIPIALAEAMEAGRVQRGDKVLLIGGAAGWSGGIIAAVL